The following is a genomic window from Synechococcales cyanobacterium T60_A2020_003.
CTCATCTGAATTCTGCTTGCTGCTTTCCTTTTTGGATCAATTGGATAAAGTCGAGCTCAGGGTTTCCGGACAGATAAGTTTTGAACCACAAAATCTTTAAATTTTGCATTCAGGCGAGCGATCGCCCCTTTAGGATATCCAGATCTGCAACTTCTTTTGTGATGCCAATACGCCAATGTTGGGACACTGACCAGAAGTCGCAGATCTCAGAGTAAGGCGATCGCCCCTTGATCCTCTTCCTAAAAGGCACCATCGCCAAAATTTGCGTTTCAGTAACAATTTCAACACTCCCTCATTCCTCTTTATAGACTGGAGGTACATCAGCGATATTCCTAAACAATCAGGAGCCTACCCCCCATGTTTCAGCAACTCTCAGGCCAGCCGCACTTGGTTTGGTTAGCTGTAGGCTTAGTGGGCTTAACCCTGGGAATGCTCGTTGGAGAACCCAGTATTATCTCCTTGGCGATCGCTGCTCTGATCACCTCTGTCATTGCCCTAACCGTTCCGTCGGTTGCGGTTCAAGTATTGCTCTGGGGCATCTTATCCATTTGCCTTGCATTAGTCCTGCGAGGCCTCGAACCCCGTGAATCCCA
Proteins encoded in this region:
- a CDS encoding NfeD family protein, with the protein product MFQQLSGQPHLVWLAVGLVGLTLGMLVGEPSIISLAIAALITSVIALTVPSVAVQVLLWGILSICLALVLRGLEPRESQELLPFPEAKVYEAIPPGGEGYVYYSGSNWRARCQMSDVAIDVGASVLVVSRQGNTLIVLPSSLPTPPPR